The Henckelia pumila isolate YLH828 chromosome 2, ASM3356847v2, whole genome shotgun sequence genome includes a window with the following:
- the LOC140882118 gene encoding fatty acyl-CoA reductase 1-like isoform X1 produces MHAMEEIEIVQYFEGKTIFITGATGFLAKIFLEKILRLQPNVKKLFLLIRPTTERSIEQRLHEEIFSIDLFRVLREEMGGDLRSLLDKVIPIPGDISHDNLGIFDPELRHNMLQEIDIIVNSAATTNFDERYDVALGINALGAMHLENFARKCSKLETLLHVSTAYVHGNGVGLIPERSFRKGDTLDGAKISYLDINTETEIANDRLRELQAQNSTEKEITRAMKDLGIERAMLHGWPNTYVFTKAMGEMVLEKFKEVANLIILRPTIITSTITEPFAGWIEGLRTLDSIFVAYGKGKLKFFVGDPESTLDMIPGDMVVNCMVAAMAVAAASCPNSDEESRLSIYHIGSSKCNPLKFADIKWLMHRFLIENPLLDGRGKPITIGQPTTLNSMATFHRYIATHYLPFVKGLQFVNVIFCNHFESAYTSARRRISHAMRLADLYKPYIFFQGIFDDANTKNLRKKIRSSQTSVNLLNFDPKHVEWDEYFLKTHFAGITKYALK; encoded by the exons ATGCATGCGATGGAAGAGATTGAAATTGTCCAATATTTCGAGGGCAAGACCATTTTCATCACTGGTGCCACTGGCTTTCTTGCAAAGA TTTTCTTAGAAAAAATACTTCGTTTGCAGCCAAATGTGAAGAAATTGTTTCTTCTAATTAGGCCGACAACCGAGAGGTCTATCGAACAACGCCTACACGAAGAG ATTTTCAGCATTGATTTGTTTCGTGTTCTACGAGAAGAGATGGGAGGTGACTTGAGATCTTTGTTGGACAAAGTTATTCCCATTCCGGGTGACATTTCTCATGACAACTTGGGAATCTTCGATCCAGAGTTGAGGCATAATATGTTACAAGAAATAGACATTATTGTGAACTCAGCTGCAACCACCAATTTTGATGAGAG ATATGATGTGGCGCTGGGGATTAATGCTTTGGGAGCCATGCATTTGGAAAACTTTGCGAGAAAATGTTCAAAATTGGAGACTCTACTCCATGTCTCCACGG CATATGTACATGGCAATGGTGTTGGACTAATACCAGAGAGATCATTTCGCAAGGGAGATACCCTTGATGGAGCTAAGATCTCATATTTAGACATTAACACGGAGACGGAGATTGCGAACGACAGGTTGAGGGAACTTCAAGCACAGAATTCaacagaaaaagaaatcacaagGGCTATGAAGGATTTAGGCATCGAAAG agCAATGCTACATGGATGGCCGAACACGTACGTGTTTACGAAGGCAATGGGAGAGATGGTTTTGGAGAAATTCAAGGAAGTGGCCAATCTTATTATACTACGTCCCACTATAATAACAAGCACTATTACAGAGCCTTTTGCTGGATGGATCGAAGGTTTAAG AACTTTGGACAGCATCTTTGTTGCCTACGGAAAAGGGAAACTGAAATTTTTCGTAGGTGATCCCGAGTCAACACTGGACATG ATACCAGGGGACATGGTGGTGAATTGTATGGTTGCAGCAATGGCAGTAGCAGCCGCATCATGCCCAAATAGTGATGAAGAATCGAGATTATCCATATATCATATTGGTTCTTCCAAGTGTAATCCTCTGAAATTTGCAGACATAAAGTGGCTAATGCATCGCTTTTTGATTGAGAATCCATTGTTGGATGGCAGAGGAAAACCTATCACAATAGGCCAACCTACGACTTTAAATTCCATGGCAACCTTTCACAGATATATTGCGACCCATTACTTGCCATTTGTCAAG GGATTGCAATTTGTGAACGTGATATTTTGCAACCACTTTGAAAGTGCATACACCAGTGCCAGACGACGAATCAGTCATGCTATGCGTCTAGCAGACCTCTACAAGCCTTACATATTCTTCCAAGGAAT ATTCGACGACGCTAACACAAAAAATTTGCGAAAAAAGATAAGGAGCTCGCAAACGAGTGTGAACTTGTTGAATTTTGATCCAAAGCATGTTGAATGGGATGAGTACTTTTTGAAAACGCATTTTGCCGGAATTACCAAGTATGCATTGAAGTGA
- the LOC140882118 gene encoding probable fatty acyl-CoA reductase 4 isoform X2: MHAMEEIEIVQYFEGKTIFITGATGFLAKIFLEKILRLQPNVKKLFLLIRPTTERSIEQRLHEEIFSIDLFRVLREEMGGDLRSLLDKVIPIPGDISHDNLGIFDPELRHNMLQEIDIIVNSAATTNFDERYDVALGINALGAMHLENFARKCSKLETLLHVSTAYVHGNGVGLIPERSFRKGDTLDGAKISYLDINTETEIANDRLRELQAQNSTEKEITRAMKDLGIERAMLHGWPNTYVFTKAMGEMVLEKFKEVANLIILRPTIITSTITEPFAGWIEGLRTLDSIFVAYGKGKLKFFVGDPESTLDMVSWST, encoded by the exons ATGCATGCGATGGAAGAGATTGAAATTGTCCAATATTTCGAGGGCAAGACCATTTTCATCACTGGTGCCACTGGCTTTCTTGCAAAGA TTTTCTTAGAAAAAATACTTCGTTTGCAGCCAAATGTGAAGAAATTGTTTCTTCTAATTAGGCCGACAACCGAGAGGTCTATCGAACAACGCCTACACGAAGAG ATTTTCAGCATTGATTTGTTTCGTGTTCTACGAGAAGAGATGGGAGGTGACTTGAGATCTTTGTTGGACAAAGTTATTCCCATTCCGGGTGACATTTCTCATGACAACTTGGGAATCTTCGATCCAGAGTTGAGGCATAATATGTTACAAGAAATAGACATTATTGTGAACTCAGCTGCAACCACCAATTTTGATGAGAG ATATGATGTGGCGCTGGGGATTAATGCTTTGGGAGCCATGCATTTGGAAAACTTTGCGAGAAAATGTTCAAAATTGGAGACTCTACTCCATGTCTCCACGG CATATGTACATGGCAATGGTGTTGGACTAATACCAGAGAGATCATTTCGCAAGGGAGATACCCTTGATGGAGCTAAGATCTCATATTTAGACATTAACACGGAGACGGAGATTGCGAACGACAGGTTGAGGGAACTTCAAGCACAGAATTCaacagaaaaagaaatcacaagGGCTATGAAGGATTTAGGCATCGAAAG agCAATGCTACATGGATGGCCGAACACGTACGTGTTTACGAAGGCAATGGGAGAGATGGTTTTGGAGAAATTCAAGGAAGTGGCCAATCTTATTATACTACGTCCCACTATAATAACAAGCACTATTACAGAGCCTTTTGCTGGATGGATCGAAGGTTTAAG AACTTTGGACAGCATCTTTGTTGCCTACGGAAAAGGGAAACTGAAATTTTTCGTAGGTGATCCCGAGTCAACACTGGACATGGTAAGTTGGTCTACCTAG